The proteins below are encoded in one region of Toxoplasma gondii ME49 chromosome IV, whole genome shotgun sequence:
- a CDS encoding alpha-tubulin N-acetyltransferase, putative (encoded by transcript TGME49_319600), giving the protein MEVPFEFLHCRGCAPPLPSMKRFQKEGASAPSSSPEPLQKLSLQSCSATFVLDRSLLSQIAAYSKCRPSSLSSSCSRPPSAAVAFDDRHRPSLSSCSSLPPAAATSSSLSTRPNAFCPRAFVFVEPLPSTSQDSSSSSAVSSSSSSAVSSSSSSSSDRLPGGDGLKGAPGYWAQTGSESVNFLAFLRSSIDVLGEKSASAQSIQVAMTSLAKLEGDRQAPARRDEGAESVRLFLRVNKGVLSGFLKTGPKTLWIGNSSGMERINALSLLDFYVLESCQREGHGRRLFECMLATENVRPWQLAYDRPSPKLLSFLSKFFDLRDYIPQANHFVVFDKYFEEKENANEAEGPTKGENDLAGKRLLHSRAVHAVPVVAHTQDRDGDAFERSAEKNTTFRPSSLSGARLKPAPSMPSSSLLSSSLSPFSSEMSLSRSQGAPHRRLERQRASGASPMPGTASSVSTSSHSRDNASRNAFSCFSPILSSSVHSELKGLTRQAAFHRLLPTLQSRSSSLAGDRRDRRAPSPPRQASAGVSLHARLAQSCGASFREPGESEGNLERKLRDADTLKDAAKCTRAQRRGGDTQAKEEQRREERGTGERRNEEPERGEKRRDEQRREQQSSECRADLRRSSNSSFNEASEAYAVSTPATNVEDRQASGRLHAVELRGKQREALSSFETAEKAGTRPEARLPSMTSGRLPTPFLERESFVNSAEKCNHTFYTSSSSFRPLFHSREERQDRDAFNKTESSYPTYPAPGPCSPAFRQSSSFAASLPPSAHALPPCNRPTSSSSSLSCRLSKSGVSRDFDRGGDGWSVGEKSSPAGIFEEGEREASRLRKYFHSTGDKAGDAAPTAEAPRERARGAEVHTERGPLKSRRGENEKETEKRIEKGLPGGGAHLRSVQVASLLNWS; this is encoded by the exons ATGGAAGTTCCGTTTGAATTTCTGCACTGCAGGGGGTgtgctcctcctcttccttctaTGAAAAGATTCCAGAAGGAAGGCGCCTCtgctccgtcttcctctccagagcCTCTGCAGAAACTGTCTCTGCAATCGTGTTCTGCGACTTTCGTCTTGGACCgatctctcctttctcaaATCGCCGCCTACTCCAAATGCAGACCAagcagtctctcttcttcctgctcgcGGCCTCCCAGTGCAGCTGTTGCCTTCGACGATCGACACCgaccctctctctcttcatgttcttctcttcctcccgctGCTGCGACTTCATCCTCGCTCTCAACTCGTCCAAATGCTTTCTGTCCTCgagccttcgtcttcgttgaACCGCTTCCCTCCACTTCTCAAgattcctcttcgtcttctgctgtctcttcttcttcgtcttctgctgtctcttcttcttcgtcttcatcttcagATCGGCTTCCCGGGGGGGACGGACTGAAGGGGGCGCCTGGCTACTGGGCGCAGACCGGGAGTGAGAGTGTGaacttccttgcgtttcTGCGGAGCAGCATTGACGTTCTCGGTGAGAAGTCTGCGTCTGCCCAGAGCATCCAGGTCGCCATGACCTCGCTCGCAAAactggaaggagacaggcaggcgCCGGCGAGGCGCGACGAAGGCGCTGAGTCTGTGCGGCTCTTCCTGAGAGTCAACAAAGGCGTCTTGTCCGGATTCCTGAAGACAGGGCCGAAGACGCTCTGGATCGGAAACAGCTCCGGCATGGAGAGAATCaacgcgctctctctcttag ATTTCTACGTCCTCGAGAGCTGTCAACGGGAAGGGCATGGTCGCCGCCTCTTTGAGTGCATGCTGGCAACGGAGAACGTCCGCCCATGGCAACTGGCTTACGACCGCCCCTCGCCGAAGCTGTTGTCATTTTTGAGCAAGTTCTTCGATCTCCGCGACTACATCCCTCAGGCAAACCACTTCGTCGTTTTCGACAAATActtcgaggagaaggagaatgcgaacgaggcagaaggtccgacaaaaggagaaaacgacctCGCAGGGAAACGGCTGCTCCACAGTCgcgccgtgcatgcagttcccgTGGTGGCTCACACTCAAGaccgagacggagacgccttCGAAAGAAGCGCTGAGAAAAACACAACCTTCcggccttcttccctctccggCGCGCGCCTCAAGCCTGCGCCGTCTatgccttcttcgtctttgctctcttcttctctctctcctttctcttcggagatgtctctctctcgctcacAGGGTGCTCCGCACAGGCGGcttgagagacagagagcaagcGGTGCTTCGCCGATGCCAGGAACAGCTTCGAGTGTATCGACTTCTTCTCACTCGAGAGACAACGCGAGTCGAAAcgctttctcttgcttctcgccgatcctctcctcctccgtccACTCCGAGCTCAAGGGCCTCACCCGACAGGCCGCCTTCCACCGGCTCCTGCCGACGCTCCAGtcgcgctcttcgtctctcgccggagacagaagagaccgccgggcgccttcgcctcctcgccagGCATCTGCAGGAGTTTCGCTGCACGCAAGGCTCGCGCAAAGTTGCGGAGCCTCTTTCAGAGAGCCAggggaaagcgaaggaaacctcgagagaaagctgagagacgcagacactcTCAAAGACGCAGCGAAATGCACTCGCGCTCAaaggaggggaggagacacccaggccaaggaagaacagcgaagagaagaacgagggacAGGAGAACGGAGGAATGAAGaaccagagagaggagagaagagaagagacgaacagagaagagagcaacagAGCAGCGAATGCCGCGCAGATCTGCGGAGATCGTCAAATTCCTCTTTCAATGAAGCATCTGAAGCTTACGCTGTTTCAACACCGGCGACAAACGTGGAGGACAGGCAAGCTTCTGgccggctgcatgcagtggaatTGAGAGGGAAACAGCGGGAGGCGTTATCTAGTttcgagacagccgagaaggCGGGGACGAGACCGGAAgctcgccttccttcgaTGACGTCGGGGCGACTTCCGACGCCGttcctcgagagagagagctttGTGAATTCTGCAGAAAAGTGCAACCACACATTTTAcacctcctcttcttcttttcgacCTTTGTTCCactccagagaagaaagacaagacagagacgctttCAACAAAACTGAGTCATCGTACCCCACGTATCCTGCGCCTGGACCCTGTTCCCCCGCTTTTCGACAGTCTTCATCGTTCGCTGcctccctccctccctctgcccatgctcttcctccttgcAACCGTCCTacctcttcatcttcttccctttcatGTCGTCTTTCCAAGAGTGGAGTTTCGAGAGATTTCGACCGTGGAGGAGACGGCTGGTCTGtgggggagaagagcagtCCTGCCGGGATCTtcgaggagggagaaagagaagcatcGCGACTAAGAAAATACTTCCACTCGACCGGAGACAAAGCCGGAGACGCGGCACCGACCGCTGAAgctccgagagagagagcacgaGGTGCAGAAgtacacacagagagaggcccTCTGAAGAGtcgaaggggagagaacgaaaaggagacagaaaaaaggataGAAAAAGGACTCCCGGGAGGCGGAGCCCACCTGCGAAGCGTGCAAGTGGCGTCTCTCCTCAACTGGTCGTAG